The stretch of DNA TAAATAACAGAACACACAGACAAAATGTTGGCAGAGACACAGAAGATCTGATCAGCATAATTAACCAGCTTGGACTAATCACAGTCCTCAAGAACTGTGGGATATTTATTCCTTCCAAGGACCTCCAGGATATTTACTGAAATAGACTATAACTTGGTCGACAGAACAAGtctcaaactttaaaacaattaaaataatatagtgTATGTGTTCTGACAACAGTGAAATAAAACTACTAATCAGTAACAAAGATGTACCTAAAAAATTCAGCAGGTGCTTGGAAATTCGGCAACACACATCTAAATAATGCATAGGCCAAGAGAGACACCACAAACAGAAATTAGAAACCACTTTGAACTGAATAGACctaaaaacacaacatatcaaaatgtgGGGAACGTAGCTGAAACGGCGCTCAGCAAGAATGGCATAGATTTACGTGCGCAGATCACAAAAGAAGAACAGCTGAAAATCAATGATCTAAGCTTTTCAATACAAGATGCAAGAAAAGGGGCAGCCAACTAAATCCAAagaaagtggaagaaaggaagcaatgaaGGTATAAAAGCAgtcctcatcatcagggaaatacaaatcaaaaccacactgagataccacctcacgccagtcagagtcgctaaaatgaacaaatcaggagactacagatgctggtgagggtgtggagagacgggcaccctcctaccctgttggtgggaatgtaaactggtgNNNNNNNNNNNNNNNNNNNNNNNNNNNNNNNNNNNNNNNNNNNNNNNNNNNNNNNNNNNNNNNNNNNNNNNNNNNNNNNNNNNNNNNNNNNNNNNNNNNNatagccaaatcatggaaagagcctaaatgtccatcacctgatgaatggatcaagaagatgtggtctatatacacaatggagtattacatggcaaggagaaagaatgaaatctggccatttgtaggaaagtggatggaccttgagagtgtcatgctaagcgaaataagtcaggcagagaaggacagataccatatgtttgcattcataggtctaacaggacaaacctaatggaggaccctagggaggggaagggggaaagagagctggggagagtgagggacacaaatcatgacagactactgaatactgaaaatgaaccatggactgaaagggaagggggagggagggaagagggtgatggtcacggaggagggcacttatggggagaagcactgggtgttatatggaaaccaatttgacaataaactattataagtttaaaaaaaagtccagtgaaataaaatacagacatacaatgaagaaaatcagcaaaacccCCAAAGAGAATCCTCTGCAATGAATGATAAAactgctggagagagagagagagagagagagagagagagagagagagagagagaatgaatgaatgaatgaatatgactGGGTACAAAAGGTTCAATGCTAAATGCCTTAACAGATATGCAGGACCGCCGAGAGTGACAAAGCATTTCTTCCTGAAATTCCTGACCATCGAGTACCGTCCACACGTGTGGACAAGGACTCGGGAAGCATGTGCCTGGGCCAAATCGCAGATgtggtcagtacagagctgggTTTGGCCTCCAAGTGAGTCCCAAAGCCCCTGCTCTTTTGACTGTCCCTTTTGAGacgaacacagagcctgatggagctGTTCGCCAACCTACGTGGTGACCATATTGAAACACATAAATGTTTCAAGTCAGTACTTGTGCACCTTAAAGCTTATACAATGTTACACgccaaatatctttaaaaaagagagtgagagaaaaaccCAATGTGCAGAATTAGGACCTGGACTGCTTGAAAATCTCCTGGATCTGAAAATATGcgctttttttttctaattttttaatgtttatttattttttgagagtatgtgtgtgtgtgtgtgtgtatgcgcagaggagaggcagagagagggagacacagaatcggaagcaggctccaggctctgagctgtcagcacagagcccaacatggggcgtgaactcacgaactgcaagatcatgccctgagccaaagttgatgcttaaccgactgagccacccaggcgccgctgacAATGTGGGCTCTGATGTTAAACTTGAACCTGACCCCCTCCACCACCATCCCACCGGACCCCCTTCTAGACAGCCGGAGCACAGCAGCAGGCTGGTGTCTGAGGTTGTGCACAGGACGGGCCCGTCTAGGTGGCACTTTACCCTGACTGCCCGAGTTCCTTAAACCCCCCCTGTGCCCACGTTCTCGCACCTGCTAAATGGAGATGACCTCCTCCGGGGGCTGCTGGAGGCTCCCCTGGGAGAGGGGACGGCCCACACTCTCTGATGGGGAGAAAGCACCTATATGCGCTCAACCTACCTGGAGGCCATTGCTCAGGGCCCTCAGAGCTTGCGCTGGGTCTGCAGAACACCAcggtcttttctccttttccaaacGTACTTCTTCCACTCCTGCTCCCTTGATGTTTCCTCGCGGACCCCTGGGTACTTCTGCACTTCCCCACACCAGCGACAAAGTGGCAGAATTGGCATCACTTCTGGAGTTCTCTGTGCCCAAGGAGGGCCCCGTGCACCTGTCAGTCGGAACTGGATTCTCCTCCAAGGGCGGCCCGTGGGCTCCTGCAGTCAGCTGCCCAGAAAGCTGAGTCACCTGTACCCCCCTTTCCACAGCACTCGCCTTGTGCCCCAGCATCTTGCTTTCCCCGTGTGGACCCTCCTCAGCTCTCACCAGGCGGCCCACAGCCGTGCTGGCCCCCAAGGCGACTTCTGTCTCCAGGACGCGGATCCTGCTCAGAAGATGGGCGTTCTCCCCCCTGAAGGCCTGGACCGTGTCTTCTATGCCCAGCACCACACCCTTCATCAGCTCCTTGTAAGTGACCCCCAGCTCCGAGATCAGCGCCTTGAGCTCCTGCTTTTCCAGCGTGACGTGCTCCATCAGGCCTTTGGACTTCCTGGCGCTCTCGGCCATGGCTTTCTGAAGCTGGGCCAGGTGCCTTTTCAACTGCTCGTTTTCCTCCTCGAGCTCGGAAATTTTGCCGTAACTTTTCCCGTTGCAGTCTTCCAGGTCAGAGATGACCTGCCAATATTGGCCCAGCTCCCTCTTCAGGTGAGAGACCTCTCCTGAGAGCCTGCTCTTCTCCTGTTCGAGCGTGGCTATCTCCGTcgcatttctctccctctctgtctcgaGGGCGCACGCTTTGCtgtggcctctctctctgtcacccctCGGCTCGGCGCTCTCATGTGACTCCtggcttctctccttctccagccTGGAAATGACCTGGTGAAACCTCCTCTCTCCTTCAAGGGCTCCTAGCGCCAGGGAGGCCTGGTTTCCCGCCAGCCTGGAGGGCCGCTCTGGGCTCGGACACGCGTCATCCAAATCGAGCACCGTCCCCGGGAGAAGGGCGTTGGCTCCCAGGACCTCCGTCCCTCCCGGGGCAACCTGTTCACTAGTCCCCCCGGGTCTGACCTCCCTGGCCAAACACATATCCCATCCCTGGTTTGTCAAAGCCTGATGGGAGCGAGCGTTGTCCTGGCGGCCAGGCCGTTTCCGAGCTGAGTTCCTGCTCTCTCCGGCCAGCCTGGAGGTTGGCCACCATCGACCCCCGCCCCCACGCTCCGGGATGAAGAGTTGCCGGAAAGAAGTTTCCGCCTCCTTTTCAAAGTCGTCGTCTGTTCTGAGCTCAGATCTGTCAGGTCCTTGGCTCAGAGCCCATGGGTCACTGGGGGGCTCCGTTCCCCTGGGTGGAAAGGCCAATCGGGGAGACAGTGTCAGACCTCCGTCTGCCGCTGGGAAGAGCGTTTCCTGGGGCTCACGCTCCTCGGGGCCAGGCTCCCCTGGGGCACCCCTGGGGCCCAGGCAAGACCCTTCTGGAGGCGatgccttctcctccttctcttcgtGCCTTTGGTGCCCAGCGCTTCCTGCTTGCACATCCAGGGTGTTTCCAGACCACACACGCGTGTCCTCGCCCTGCCCTGCACAGGGCTGAGCGCCTGCTGGAGACGGCCTCTGGGAGCCCTGGGCCCGGGCTGGGGGAGTCTCTTCCTCCTCTGATGATGAAAGCCCTCCTTCCCTCCGACCCCCGCTCAGGGGTGGGGGGCCCTCAGTTGACACTGAGGCCTCTCCCTGCAGAAGCAGCAATGGGAGCTTTGGCCTGGACCAAGGGCAGGAGGCGGAGGCAGGGGTTTCTGAAGCCCCATTCTTGGTGGGCACGCCCCCTGGGGCTCTGACGCCGTCCACCGGGCCCGGGTCCTCTCGGCTTTCCTGACTTGGCTTGCTCTTGTCACCGAGgtcttcctcctccctgcccagagTCCTCCTTGCCGTCTGCTCCTCAGTTCTCCACTCTGggggccctccctcctccttccaagGGCCTTTCGGATCTCTGGGTGCCTTGAGTTGGTGACTTGTGATCTGCGGGCGCTCGGGGCAGAGGGAGGCCTCCTGGCTGCTTGCCCAGCGGTGATTGCGGCAGGCGGGTCCTCTGGCTCTGGGAGCAGGTGGGAACCTGGTGTCCAGGACCCGTCGCACCTGGGATTCTGGTGGAGAAGCCTCCCAGAGAGGCGGCGGCggtggcagggcaggggggtCCCCGGCCGGCCCCCAGGGAGGGAGTGTGGATGTCTGCACCAGGACCTGGACAGCGGCTACTCTCTGCTCCGAAGTCCAGGCCAGCTCCACCGGGAGGAGCGAGCCATCCCTGGGAGGGCAGCCAAGGGTGAGAAGAGTCTGCTTATCTAAGCTGGGCTCGGCCGGAGCCTGCGAGGGacggaaagagaagagagagaaggcgtGAGCAGCCCCTTGCCCTGTTCCGTCCCACACCTCTCAGACCTCATCTTCTGATGCTCTCGGCGCTTCCTCATCCAGCCACGGAGGCCTCCCTAACACGCCAAGCCTGGCGccccccaggacctttgcacctgctcttccctctgcccagacTATCCTTCCCCAGATCCCCTCCTGGCTTACTCTCAATCGATTCATATCTCTGCTGGATGTTACTTCCTCAAGAAGCCCCTGACCATTTCCCCACACGGTTCACGCCCCCCTTTACTGTGCCCCCCACATCCTGCTGCACATCTACATGGCGTCGTCTAACCCCCCTCAGCCCTGCATGTCCCATATGGAAGCCACAGGCCACCAGCCACGCGGCAAGAGCTCAGAAGCCTGAGGCCCATGCCTCCTCTACTGGACAGCACAGGGGCGGAAAATTTCCATCGTCACAGAAGACTCTAGGGGACGGGGCGGTGTAGACTGTCTGCTCCAAGGACAGGGGCCCTGGGCCCAGACCAGTGCCAGGCCCACAACACACATACTCAGGGCACGTATCCAGGGAGGAGACTGGCCCGGCTcccaggcggggggggggggggggggggggggggggggggggggggggggggggggggggggggggggggggggggggggtgctggggctgggctgctggggggaggggcctgggaggggaaGCCTGTCTCCACAGAGGCCCCGTCTCACTGCtggtctctgccctgccccatcTGTGCCCGTGCGCCTGACTGTGGcactctgtccctccactgctgtCCACCTCTTCCGGGAGGCCCTCCTGGCCACACACACAGCCCGCAGCGCCGTCTCACTTTGGGTGTGATCCAGCACCGCACTCAGGGGCCCCGGAGCGGGACGTGAATGACCCGCAGAGCCACGTCGGGGCTGGAGGGGCCTCGGCGCTGGACCGAACACGTCTCTGTCCTGTGGCAGGAGATGGAAGTGGACTTGGGAAGCCACAGAGCAGAGGACGGTGGAGGGGACAGTGTGGTTCGGGGTGTGGGCCCAGCAGATGGAAACTCGGGGTCTGCCTCTGGGGCCGTGTGGCCTTGGGAAACCACAGCAGCTTTGGGAGCCCtgtgttccccctcccccagaacagGGCTCACGGCTCCTACCCCATGGGTGGGCGGGGGTTCTGGTGATTCCATGCGTGGTGTGGCGGCCAGGCCTGGGCACACAGTTGGGGGCCCCCTGCCTGCCCACTCCTCACCCAGGTCTCAGGCTGTTACATTCCCTCTCCTCGCATCTCCCTCTCAGTtatttccagaatgttcttccaAGCCCTCCTCCTTTAGCCCCTTCTCCCAGCTCCCATGCACAGTGGGGCTGGAGCCCTGCGCTCTCAGAAAGCCTCTGGCCTCACCCGTCCAAGGTCAGATCCTGTGACATCTTCCAGGGACTTGTCTGTGGTCTCCAGGCCTCGTCCGGCCCCACCACAGTCCTGGGAGCAGCACCCCTCGGAGGGCCAGCCTGGATGCAAAGGACCCCAAGAGTTAAAGAGACCCTCCTGGAGGTGTTCCCACAACCACCGTGAGCGACTGAGTCCCCTGCTCTTGGGACGGCCACACTTCTCACGGACTCAAGCCCTCTGAGCCCCAGAGATGGCCGACGGCCACCACCTGCCGGGCGAGGAAACCAGGCTCCCAGATGGGCAGTGGCTGCGCTGAGGGGCAGCGGGTTGGGTCTGGAAGCCACTGTCACTGACCACAGAGCTCACGCAGATGATGAAACCCGTGATACCTGCCTCAACCCGGCCCCTCCCAGTCGCACGGGGAGCCAGTCCCCTGCGCTGCCCCCAGCCCCGCAGGGCGGTGCGCAGACATGGGGGGGCACTAGACGTCACCACCAGACACCCCTTCCTCTTCCAAGGACAAATCTGACCTTGTGTGACTTGCCGGCTCTGCTCCCCAGAAACAGGACAGAGGGGGAGGGTCGGGGGCCCGTCACTGGCACCGCTGGGCATAAGTAACCCCTTCATCGGCAAACTGCATTTGGCCTTGGGAGACAGCGAGTTGGACATCATAGCTTTGGGGCTCCCCATGTGCCATGGCTTTTGGAACAGAGACACTGGAAGCCGTGCCCAAGACTGTCACCACATTGGTTCCCACTAGGGACAAGTTAGGGACAAGGAGCTCCGAAGCCCTGGTCGCTCCCAGACCTCACCCCTGTCTCACACCTGAGCTGTcatggggcaggagtgggggatgGAACAGTCACTACATGGTCTTCTGCCAAGACACCCCTTCCTGAGACCCGGCTGCCCCGTGCCAGAACAGTGTCCCCTGGCCGGCACCTTCTGAGGGCGGAGGGGGTGGCCCCAAGTCAAGGGCCTTGTCCTGGACATTGCACGCCCTGATCCCACCttttccagctgtgtgacatCAAGCAAGCGACactacctctctgagccttagcttCCCATCTGTAGAAGGCAGCAGTCACACCCTGCCCCCGGCACACCAGCATGTCCTAGGTGAGCCAGGCTGGCAGGGGAGGTCCGTGCGGGCACCCCACGCACCGCAGCACCCACACACCTGTTAAGCCACCGGGTCCAGGGGCACCAGCGGAGCAGAGGGTGGTTTGCGAGCTGG from Suricata suricatta isolate VVHF042 chromosome 1, meerkat_22Aug2017_6uvM2_HiC, whole genome shotgun sequence encodes:
- the C1H4orf50 gene encoding uncharacterized protein C4orf50 homolog — its product is MESAGQGRTQKSFSYVVRAPGSDGFDVMNVDVKIDTSWVFQDVEEGGEGPSCPPAAGRPDLDTGSLSKQLESSERKLVAAVDKYVTSESGLRSRIQELELSERQLLRRVDQLSARVLQERREAARAQEELQVLQGELASQVLEKERAARRQRWRLRRLRERLRPVRGLREQRATERRLRGQLEDLRCRVYALELSEIGLQGRVEDLAQQNRSLREERGALAPGESARRSVAARPCSPDALSQLGDEPLPLPGEGALDARRSPSSQTTLCSAGAPGPGGLTGWPSEGCCSQDCGGAGRGLETTDKSLEDVTGSDLGRAPAEPSLDKQTLLTLGCPPRDGSLLPVELAWTSEQRVAAVQVLVQTSTLPPWGPAGDPPALPPPPPLWEASPPESQVRRVLDTRFPPAPRARGPACRNHRWASSQEASLCPERPQITSHQLKAPRDPKGPWKEEGGPPEWRTEEQTARRTLGREEEDLGDKSKPSQESREDPGPVDGVRAPGGVPTKNGASETPASASCPWSRPKLPLLLLQGEASVSTEGPPPLSGGRREGGLSSSEEEETPPARAQGSQRPSPAGAQPCAGQGEDTRVWSGNTLDVQAGSAGHQRHEEKEEKASPPEGSCLGPRGAPGEPGPEEREPQETLFPAADGGLTLSPRLAFPPRGTEPPSDPWALSQGPDRSELRTDDDFEKEAETSFRQLFIPERGGGGRWWPTSRLAGESRNSARKRPGRQDNARSHQALTNQGWDMCLAREVRPGGTSEQVAPGGTEVLGANALLPGTVLDLDDACPSPERPSRLAGNQASLALGALEGERRFHQVISRLEKERSQESHESAEPRGDRERGHSKACALETERERNATEIATLEQEKSRLSGEVSHLKRELGQYWQVISDLEDCNGKSYGKISELEEENEQLKRHLAQLQKAMAESARKSKGLMEHVTLEKQELKALISELGVTYKELMKGVVLGIEDTVQAFRGENAHLLSRIRVLETEVALGASTAVGRLVRAEEGPHGESKMLGHKASAVERGVQVTQLSGQLTAGAHGPPLEENPVPTDRCTGPSLGTENSRSDANSATLSLVWGSAEVPRGPRGNIKGAGVEEVRLEKEKRPWCSADPAQALRALSNGLQSGSHPGQVHEAEVTFPGDLPRLPQMRGGQPPLGTRVRKPWSFGLLEGLRVYAVVMWRGFIKPQLQQQNLRMSWALSTLQNVPRVRTAVLSAFSTNTENAPDLIVKGKSRIQKIDTPRDLAADAPREDLRLCIGRLQHQVLTLRCQLRDQASAHRELQVSHGEATRLRDQLKGELEELQKKQHEANSAVAPLKAKLASLVQKCRERNCLITHLLQELRAHGVAGALLSETARSMVDDAALAEYAATFLAPGTPEASTPLAVESETAAAVRAQKYLPKPHTDSTIIQRPLHSEPWAVPEAERPAPSTARPDSPQLSSPSGPAPDPGACPEPECPARSLEGEGGLSRPVRADDVRPPTELLSPARILAFHRELRQSICSNPQVNKSPLEL